One part of the Solanum dulcamara chromosome 3, daSolDulc1.2, whole genome shotgun sequence genome encodes these proteins:
- the LOC129882810 gene encoding type I inositol polyphosphate 5-phosphatase 4, protein MRDDSSKKTKLSWPKSLVKKWFNIKSKAEDFQADDIVYGGVDDEWRNNFSERQASTIKKSKTDMSSRRNGDRFHRSKIDLDTSEVTDVNNYRVFVATWNVAGKSPPSNLSLDDWLHTSPPADIYVLGFQEIVPLNAGNVLGTEDNGPARKWLALIRKTLNSLPGASGGYRTPSPVPNPVVELDADFEGSVREEAPSFFHRRSFQTLSRSMRAMESEMSMPQAQLDRRFSVCDRGVFGGRPSDYDPYAQWGGSSDDENGPDDYSPVTTHYSPISYSGSITLEDRDRQPSKSRYCLVASKQMVGIFLTIWIRSDLRDDVRNLKVSCVGRGLMGYLGNKGSISVSMSLHQTSFCFICSHLTSGQKEGDELRRNSDVLEILKKTRFPRVHGIGDDNSPQTILEHDRIIWLGDLNYRIALSYRTAKALVEMRNWRVLLENDQLRIEQRMGRVFNGWSEGRIYFPPTYKYSSNSDRYAGEDTHPKEKRRTPAWCDRILWYGQGLYQISYVRGESRFSDHRPVYSIFLAEVESINRHRVKKNLSCASSRVEVEELLPHSYGYDGYYY, encoded by the exons ATGAGAGATGATAGCTCTAAGAAAACCAAG CTCTCGTGGCCTAAGAGTCTGGTAAAGAAATGGTTCAATATCAAGAGCAAAGCTGAGGATTTCCAAGCTGATGATATTGTCTATGGAG GTGTTGATGATGAATGGAGGAACAATTTCTCAGAGAGGCAGGCATCTACTATCAAGAAAAGCAAAACAG ATATGTCAAGTAGAAGGAATGGTGATCGTTTTCATCGAAGTAAGATTGACCTTGACACTTCAGAAGTTACAGATGTGAATAACTACCG TGTCTTTGTAGCAACATGGAATGTGGCCGGAAAATCTCCGCCTAGTAATCTAAGTCTTGATGATTGGCTTCATACCTCACCTCCTGCTGACATTTATGTTCTGGG GTTTCAAGAAATTGTTCCTTTGAATGCTGGTAATGTTTTGGGCACAGAAGATAATGGCCCAGCTAGAAAATGGCTAGCACTCATTCGAAAAACTCTGAACAGTCTTCCTGGGGCAAGTGGTGGTTATCGTACGCCTTCTCCAGTTCCTAATCCTGTTGTTGAGCTAGATGCTGACTTTGAGGGATCGGTAAGAGAAGAAGCCCCGTCGTTCTTCCATCGCCGCTCATTTCAGACACTAAGCCGTAGCATGAGAGCAATGGAGAGTGAAATGTCAATGCCACAGGCTCAACTTGATCGGAGATTTAGTGTTTGTGATAGAGGTGTCTTTGGGGGAAGGCCAAGTGATTATGACCCATATGCCCAATGGGGTGGTTCCTCTGATGATGAAAATGGTCCAGATGATTATTCACCGGTTACAACCCACTATTCCCCAATTTCGTATAGTGGTTCCATTACTTTAGAGGACAGAGACAGACAGCCATCAAAATCAAGATACTGTCTTGTTGCGAGTAAGCAAATGGTTGGAATATTTCTTACTATTTGGATTAGAAGTGATCTAAGGGATGATGTTCGCAACCTGAAAGTATCTTGTGTTGGCAGAGGATTGATGGGTTATCTTGGGAACAAG GGCTCAATCTCGGTTAGCATGTCGCTGCACCAAACAAGCTTCTGCTTCATTTGTAGTCATTTAACATCTGGACAAAAAGAGGGAGATGAGTTGCGAAGAAACTCTGATGTCTTGGAGATTCTAAAGAAAACAAGGTTTCCAAGGGTTCATGGCATTGGGGATGACAACTCTCCTCAAACAATCCTCGAGCATGA TCGGATCATATGGCTTGGAGATTTGAACTATCGGATTGCCTTGTCTTACCGAACTGCCAAGGCACTGGTGGAAATGCGCAATTGGAGGGTGCTGTTAGAAAATGATCAG CTACGGATAGAGCAGAGGATGGGACGTGTTTTTAATGGATGGAGTGAAGGAAGAATATACTTCCCTCCGACATACAAGTACTCAAGTAACTCAGACAGATATGCAGGAGAGGACACACACCCAAAAGAAAAACGAAGAACCCCTGCTTG GTGTGATCGCATATTATGGTATGGTCAAGGCCTATATCAAATATCATATGTTCGTGGAGAGTCCAGATTCTCAGATCATAGACCAGTTTATAGTATATTCTTGGCTGAGGTCGAGTCCATCAACCGCCATCGtgtaaagaaaaatttgagttGCGCTAGCTCTAGGGTTGAAGTTGAAGAGTTGTTGCCCCATTCATATGGATATGATGGATACTATTACTAA